A DNA window from Tissierellales bacterium contains the following coding sequences:
- a CDS encoding sodium-dependent transporter: MGITALIVAVGVEEGIEKFSKILIPLLLVIVIILDIRAITLPGGKAGLSFLFKPDFSKLSKEAVLA, encoded by the coding sequence ATGGGAATTACTGCTTTAATAGTTGCTGTAGGAGTAGAAGAAGGAATAGAAAAGTTTTCAAAAATACTAATCCCTTTACTTTTAGTAATAGTTATTATATTGGATATAAGGGCTATAACCCTTCCAGGAGGAAAGGCTGGTCTTTCATTTTTGTTTAAGCCAGATTTTTCAAAGCTGTCAAAAGAAGCAGTATTAGC